A single window of Helicobacter pylori NCTC 11637 = CCUG 17874 = ATCC 43504 = JCM 12093 DNA harbors:
- the hcpA gene encoding Sel1-like repeat protein HcpA: MLGSVKKTLFGVLCLGTLCLRWLMAEPDAKELVNLGIESAKKQDFAQAKTHFEKACELKNGFGCVFLGAFYEEGKGVGKDLKKAIQFYTKGCELNDGYGCNLLGNLYYNGQGVSKDAKKASQYYSKACDLNHAEGCMVLGSLHHYGVGTPKDLRKALDLYEKACDLKDSPGCINAGYIYSVTKNFKEAIVRYSKACELNDGRGCYNLGVMQYNAQGTTKDEKQAVENFKKGCKSGVKEACDALKELKIEL, encoded by the coding sequence ATGCTAGGAAGCGTTAAAAAAACCCTTTTTGGGGTCTTGTGTTTGGGCACATTGTGTTTGAGATGGTTAATGGCAGAGCCAGACGCTAAAGAGCTTGTGAATTTAGGCATAGAGAGCGCAAAGAAGCAAGATTTCGCTCAAGCTAAAACGCATTTTGAAAAAGCTTGTGAGTTAAAAAATGGCTTTGGATGTGTTTTTTTAGGGGCGTTCTATGAAGAAGGGAAAGGAGTGGGAAAAGACTTGAAAAAAGCCATCCAATTTTACACTAAAGGTTGTGAATTAAATGATGGTTATGGGTGCAACCTGCTAGGAAATTTATACTATAACGGACAAGGCGTGTCTAAAGACGCCAAAAAAGCCTCACAATACTACTCTAAAGCTTGCGACTTAAACCATGCTGAAGGGTGTATGGTATTAGGAAGCTTACACCATTATGGCGTAGGCACGCCTAAGGATTTAAGAAAGGCTCTTGATTTGTATGAAAAAGCTTGCGATTTAAAAGACAGCCCAGGGTGTATTAATGCAGGATACATATATAGTGTAACAAAGAATTTTAAGGAGGCTATCGTTCGTTATTCTAAAGCATGCGAGTTGAACGATGGTAGGGGGTGTTATAATTTAGGGGTTATGCAATACAACGCTCAAGGCACAACAAAGGATGAAAAACAAGCGGTAGAAAACTTTAAAAAAGGTTGCAAATCAGGCGTTAAAGAAGCATGCGACGCTCTCAAGGAATTGAAAATAGAACTTTAG
- the dapE gene encoding succinyl-diaminopimelate desuccinylase, whose translation MDALEITQKLISYPTITPKECGIFEYIKSLFPHFKTLECGENGVKNLFLYRIFNPPKDHAEEKHAKENTKPLHFCFAGHIDVVPPGNHWQSDPFKPVIKEGFLYGRGAQDMKGGVGAFLSASLNFNPKTPFLLSILLTSDEEGPGIFGTRLMLEKLKEKDLLPHMAIVAEPTCEKVLCDSIKIGRRGSINGKLILKGVQGHVAYPQKCQNPIDTLASVLPLISGVNLDNGDEYFDPSKLVITNLHAGLGANNITPASVEIIFNARHSLKTTKESLKEYLEKVLKDLPHTLELESSSSPFITASHSKLTSVLKENILKTCRTTPLLNTKGGTSDARFFSAHGIEVVEFGVINDRIHAIDERVSLKELELLEKVFLGVLEDLSEK comes from the coding sequence ATGGACGCTTTAGAAATCACCCAAAAGCTCATCAGCTACCCCACCATTACGCCCAAAGAATGCGGTATTTTTGAATACATTAAATCGCTTTTTCCTCATTTTAAAACTCTAGAGTGTGGAGAAAATGGCGTGAAAAACCTTTTTTTATACCGCATTTTTAACCCCCCCAAAGACCATGCAGAAGAAAAGCATGCAAAAGAGAATACCAAGCCCTTGCATTTTTGCTTTGCAGGGCATATTGATGTCGTGCCTCCTGGAAATCATTGGCAAAGCGATCCTTTTAAACCCGTTATTAAAGAGGGGTTTTTATACGGCCGTGGGGCGCAAGACATGAAAGGAGGCGTGGGGGCGTTTTTGAGCGCGAGTTTAAATTTTAACCCTAAAACCCCTTTTTTGCTTTCTATTTTACTCACAAGCGATGAGGAAGGGCCAGGGATTTTTGGCACTAGGCTTATGTTAGAAAAACTCAAAGAAAAAGATTTGCTGCCTCATATGGCGATTGTGGCTGAACCCACTTGCGAAAAAGTCTTATGCGATAGCATCAAAATTGGCCGAAGAGGCTCCATTAATGGCAAACTCATTTTAAAAGGCGTTCAAGGGCATGTGGCTTACCCGCAAAAATGCCAAAACCCTATTGATACGCTCGCTTCGGTTTTGCCTCTCATTTCAGGAGTTAATTTAGACAATGGCGATGAGTATTTTGACCCTTCAAAATTAGTCATCACCAACTTGCATGCAGGGTTAGGGGCGAATAATATTACCCCAGCAAGCGTAGAAATCATCTTTAATGCACGCCATTCTTTAAAAACCACCAAAGAGAGTTTGAAAGAATATTTAGAAAAAGTTTTAAAAGATTTGCCTCACACTTTAGAATTAGAGTCAAGCAGTTCGCCTTTCATCACGGCTTCTCATTCAAAGCTTACCAGCGTTTTAAAAGAAAATATTTTAAAGACATGCCGCACCACCCCCCTTTTAAACACCAAAGGCGGCACGAGCGATGCGCGATTTTTTAGCGCTCATGGTATAGAAGTGGTGGAATTTGGCGTTATTAATGACAGGATTCATGCCATTGATGAAAGGGTGAGCTTGAAAGAATTAGAGCTTTTAGAAAAAGTGTTTTTAGGGGTTTTAGAGGACTTGAGTGAGAAATAA
- the mnmG gene encoding tRNA uridine-5-carboxymethylaminomethyl(34) synthesis enzyme MnmG, with protein sequence MVKESDILVVGGGHAGIEASLIAAKMGARAHLITMLIDTIGLASCNPAIGGLGKGHLTKEVDVLGGAMGIITDNSGLQYRVLNASKGPAVRGTRAQIDMDTYRIFARNLVLNTPNLSVSQEMTESLIIENNEVVGVTTNINNTYKAKKVIITTGTFLKGVVHIGEHQNQNGRFGENASNSLALNLRELGFKVERLKTGTCPRVAGNSIDFEGLEEHFGDTNPPYFSYKTKDFNPTQLSCFITYTNLITHQIIRDNFHRAPLFSGQIEGIGPRYCPSIEDKINRFSEKERHQLFLEPQTIHKSEYYINGLSTSLPLDVQEKVIHSIKGLENALITRYGYAIEYDFIQPTELTHALETKKIKGLYLAGQINGTTGYEEAAAQGLMAGINAVLALKNQAPFILKRNEAYIGVLIDDLVTKGTNEPYRMFTSRAEYRLLLREDNTLFRLGEHAYRLGLMEQDFYKELKKDQQAIQENLKRLKEYVLTPSKEVLKRLSELDENPINDKMDGVSLLARDSFNAEKMRSFFSFLTPLNERVLEQIKIECKYNIYIEKQHENIAKMDSMLKVSIPKDFVFKGIPGLSLEAVEKLEKFRPKSLFEASEISGITPANLDVLHLYIHLRKNS encoded by the coding sequence GTGGTAAAAGAAAGTGATATTTTAGTGGTTGGTGGGGGGCATGCAGGCATTGAAGCGAGCTTGATTGCGGCTAAAATGGGGGCTAGAGCGCATTTAATCACCATGCTCATAGACACAATCGGTTTGGCGAGCTGTAACCCAGCCATTGGGGGCTTGGGTAAAGGGCATTTGACTAAAGAAGTGGATGTTTTAGGGGGGGCTATGGGGATTATTACGGATAATAGCGGTTTGCAATATCGTGTGTTAAACGCTTCTAAAGGGCCGGCAGTTAGAGGGACTAGAGCGCAAATTGATATGGACACTTACCGCATTTTTGCAAGAAATCTTGTTTTAAACACCCCTAATTTGAGCGTCTCTCAAGAAATGACCGAAAGTTTAATCATTGAAAATAATGAGGTAGTGGGCGTAACCACAAACATCAATAACACTTATAAGGCTAAAAAAGTGATCATCACCACAGGCACTTTTTTAAAAGGGGTGGTGCATATTGGCGAGCACCAAAACCAAAACGGGCGCTTTGGGGAAAACGCCTCTAACTCTTTAGCCTTAAATTTAAGGGAGCTTGGCTTTAAGGTGGAAAGGTTGAAAACCGGCACTTGCCCAAGAGTGGCGGGCAATAGCATTGATTTTGAAGGCTTAGAAGAGCATTTTGGGGACACAAACCCTCCCTATTTCAGCTATAAAACCAAAGATTTTAACCCCACCCAACTCTCATGTTTTATCACTTACACCAACCTTATTACCCACCAAATCATTAGGGATAATTTCCACCGAGCCCCCCTATTTAGCGGTCAAATTGAAGGCATAGGCCCAAGGTATTGCCCTAGCATTGAAGATAAAATCAACCGCTTCAGTGAAAAAGAACGCCACCAGCTGTTTTTAGAGCCTCAAACCATTCACAAAAGCGAATATTATATCAACGGCTTAAGCACCTCTTTGCCCCTAGATGTGCAAGAAAAGGTCATCCATTCTATCAAAGGATTAGAAAACGCGCTCATCACGCGCTATGGCTATGCGATAGAGTATGATTTCATCCAGCCCACAGAATTGACCCACGCTTTAGAAACCAAAAAAATCAAAGGGCTTTATTTGGCCGGGCAAATCAATGGGACTACCGGCTATGAAGAAGCGGCGGCTCAAGGGCTTATGGCTGGGATTAATGCGGTATTAGCCCTAAAGAATCAAGCCCCCTTTATTTTAAAGCGCAATGAAGCCTATATCGGCGTTTTGATTGATGATCTGGTCACTAAAGGCACGAATGAGCCTTACAGAATGTTTACCAGCCGAGCCGAATACCGCTTGCTTTTAAGAGAAGACAACACGCTTTTTAGGTTGGGCGAACATGCCTATCGTTTAGGGCTTATGGAGCAGGATTTTTATAAGGAATTGAAAAAAGACCAACAAGCAATACAAGAAAACTTGAAACGCCTTAAAGAATATGTGCTTACCCCTAGTAAAGAAGTGTTAAAACGCTTGAGTGAATTAGATGAAAACCCTATCAATGACAAAATGGATGGCGTTAGTTTGTTAGCGCGCGATAGTTTTAATGCAGAAAAAATGCGCTCCTTTTTTAGCTTTTTAACGCCCTTGAATGAGCGGGTTTTAGAGCAGATTAAAATTGAATGCAAGTATAATATTTATATTGAAAAGCAACACGAAAATATCGCTAAAATGGATAGCATGCTCAAAGTGTCTATCCCTAAAGATTTTGTGTTTAAAGGCATTCCAGGCCTTAGCTTAGAAGCGGTAGAAAAATTAGAAAAATTCCGCCCCAAAAGCCTTTTTGAAGCCTCAGAAATCAGCGGGATCACCCCAGCGAATTTAGACGTTTTGCATTTGTATATTCATTTGCGGAAAAACTCTTAA
- a CDS encoding SLC13 family permease, with amino-acid sequence MENHSHANTHTDTRADDKSTKIVRLLGLIGGALIALMIYYALNSQLPHIVEEIPKLNSLNYKAMPVVAGVAVLMGIWWMTEAIDLPATALLPLVLFSVFSVDQFASVSSSYASPIIFLFMGGFILALSMQKWNLHTRIALSIILLVGTSPRKLILGFMIATGFLSMWVSNTATAVMMLPVGMSVLQLVAKLVGKENASNSWYQKEEITKAHGGIMSNIVHKGKDITQVIQEKTTIYRTNFSICLMLGIAYAASIGSLGTLIGTPPNALLAGYMKTAFNTEIGFAQWMVFGTPLAFIMLILAWLLLTYVIFPLKIKEIPGGKEVIRVELNKLGRLSQAEISVGIIFILASLGWIFLGVMLKSWGVKIDKIDSVIAMGVSALLFILPANNQGDRLIDWGVAKKLPWDVLLLFGGGLALSAQFSKTGLSLWIGHLVSGFSHLPILFIIFMVTLMVIFLTEITSNTATAAAFLPVIGGVAMGMGYENHQSLLLTIPVALSATCAFMLPVATPPNAIAYGSGYVKITDMIKAGLWLNLVGVVLISAFSYCLVSLVFN; translated from the coding sequence ATGGAAAATCATTCGCATGCCAATACGCATACCGATACGCGCGCCGATGACAAAAGCACTAAGATCGTGCGCTTGTTAGGATTGATAGGGGGAGCGTTAATCGCACTTATGATCTATTATGCGCTCAATTCTCAACTGCCTCATATTGTAGAAGAAATCCCCAAGCTTAATTCCTTAAATTATAAGGCGATGCCTGTTGTGGCTGGGGTGGCTGTTTTAATGGGGATATGGTGGATGACTGAAGCCATTGACCTGCCCGCAACCGCGCTTTTACCTTTGGTGCTTTTTAGCGTCTTTAGCGTGGATCAATTCGCTAGTGTTAGCTCTTCTTACGCATCGCCGATCATCTTTCTTTTTATGGGAGGTTTTATTTTAGCTTTAAGCATGCAAAAATGGAACTTGCACACACGCATCGCTTTAAGCATTATTTTATTAGTAGGCACAAGCCCTAGGAAGTTGATTTTAGGTTTTATGATAGCTACAGGCTTTCTGTCTATGTGGGTGAGTAATACCGCAACGGCGGTGATGATGCTCCCTGTTGGCATGAGCGTTTTGCAATTAGTCGCTAAACTGGTGGGCAAAGAAAACGCCTCTAATTCATGGTATCAAAAAGAAGAAATCACCAAAGCGCATGGGGGTATTATGAGTAATATCGTGCATAAGGGTAAAGATATTACTCAAGTCATTCAAGAAAAGACTACTATCTATCGCACGAATTTCAGTATTTGCTTGATGCTTGGCATCGCTTATGCGGCTTCTATTGGCTCTTTAGGCACTTTGATTGGCACGCCGCCTAACGCTTTATTAGCCGGCTATATGAAAACCGCTTTCAATACTGAAATTGGTTTCGCTCAGTGGATGGTGTTTGGGACGCCGTTAGCCTTTATCATGCTCATTTTAGCGTGGCTCTTGCTCACTTATGTCATTTTCCCTTTAAAGATTAAAGAAATCCCAGGGGGTAAGGAAGTCATTAGGGTGGAGTTAAACAAATTAGGCCGTTTGAGTCAGGCGGAAATCTCTGTGGGGATTATTTTTATTTTAGCGTCTTTAGGGTGGATTTTTTTAGGCGTAATGTTAAAATCTTGGGGCGTTAAGATAGATAAAATTGATTCAGTGATCGCTATGGGGGTTTCTGCGCTTTTATTCATTTTGCCCGCTAACAATCAAGGCGATAGGCTCATTGATTGGGGCGTTGCTAAAAAACTCCCTTGGGATGTGTTGCTTTTATTTGGTGGTGGGTTAGCCTTGAGCGCGCAATTTTCTAAAACCGGGTTGAGCTTGTGGATCGGGCATTTAGTCTCTGGCTTTTCGCATTTACCGATTTTATTCATTATTTTCATGGTAACTTTAATGGTCATTTTCTTAACCGAAATCACTTCTAACACCGCCACTGCTGCGGCGTTTTTACCGGTGATTGGGGGAGTGGCGATGGGCATGGGTTATGAAAACCATCAGAGCTTGTTATTGACCATTCCTGTAGCTTTGAGCGCGACTTGCGCGTTCATGCTCCCTGTGGCCACCCCACCCAATGCAATAGCTTATGGCTCTGGGTATGTTAAAATAACGGATATGATTAAAGCCGGTTTGTGGCTCAATCTGGTGGGAGTTGTTTTGATTAGCGCGTTCAGCTATTGTTTAGTTTCGCTGGTATTTAATTGA
- a CDS encoding phosphatidate cytidylyltransferase yields the protein MKEELFKEKSRYITGFVLIIAAGLILYADNLLLFWAVLGGIYAVGFSEALRLFQVKASFSLYLILVLSWVAAYFNGRPIECALISAMVMASVIAYQKAHHSEAILPFLYPGVGFFALFGIYKDFGAVAIIWLLVVVVASDVGAFFGGKLLGKTPFTPTSPNKTLEGAFIGVVLASVLGSFVGMGKLSGGFLMALLFSFLIALMAVFGDLYESYLKRKAGIKDSGKILPGHGGVLDRLDSMLFGALGLHALLYFLEVWKETAVFLGD from the coding sequence GTGAAAGAAGAGTTATTTAAAGAAAAATCTCGTTACATTACAGGGTTTGTTTTAATCATTGCGGCAGGCTTGATTTTATATGCGGACAATTTGTTGTTGTTTTGGGCGGTTTTAGGGGGGATTTATGCGGTAGGGTTTTCTGAAGCGTTAAGATTATTCCAAGTTAAAGCGAGCTTTAGTCTGTACCTTATTTTAGTGTTGTCATGGGTAGCGGCGTATTTTAACGGGCGCCCTATAGAATGCGCTCTTATTAGTGCCATGGTCATGGCTAGTGTTATCGCTTATCAAAAAGCGCACCATAGCGAAGCCATTTTACCCTTTTTATACCCGGGCGTTGGGTTTTTTGCGCTTTTTGGGATTTATAAGGATTTTGGTGCGGTAGCGATCATTTGGCTTTTAGTCGTGGTGGTTGCAAGCGATGTGGGGGCGTTTTTTGGAGGCAAGCTTTTAGGCAAAACCCCTTTCACGCCCACTTCGCCGAATAAAACCTTAGAGGGCGCGTTCATTGGCGTTGTTTTAGCGAGCGTTTTAGGATCGTTTGTGGGCATGGGGAAATTGAGCGGGGGCTTTCTTATGGCGCTTTTATTCAGCTTTTTAATCGCTCTTATGGCGGTGTTTGGGGATTTGTATGAAAGCTATTTGAAAAGAAAGGCTGGGATCAAAGATAGCGGTAAGATTTTACCCGGGCATGGGGGCGTTTTAGACCGATTGGATTCCATGCTTTTTGGGGCTTTAGGCTTGCATGCGCTGTTGTATTTTTTAGAAGTTTGGAAAGAAACGGCGGTGTTTTTGGGGGATTGA
- the dxr gene encoding 1-deoxy-D-xylulose-5-phosphate reductoisomerase, whose product MVVLGSTGSIGKNALKIAKKFKVEIEALSCGKNIALINEQIKVFKPKKVAVLDPSDLNNLEPLGAEVFVGLDGIDAMIEECVSNLVLNAIVGVAGLKASFKSLQTNKKLALANKESLVSAGHLLDISQITPVDSEHFGLWALLQNKALKPKSLIISASGGAFRDTPLEFIPIQNAQNALKHPNWSMGSKITIDSASMVNKLFEILETYWLFGASLKIDALIERSSIVHALVEFEDNSVIAHLASADMQLPISYAIDPKLASLNASIKPLDLYALSAIKFEPISMERYTLWRYKDLLLENPKLGVVLNASNEVAMKKFLNQEIAFGGLIQTISQALESYAKMPFKLSNLDEVLELDKEVRERFKNVAGV is encoded by the coding sequence ATGGTTGTTTTAGGAAGCACTGGCTCTATTGGGAAAAACGCCCTAAAAATCGCAAAAAAATTCAAGGTAGAAATAGAAGCCTTGAGCTGTGGGAAAAATATCGCTTTAATCAATGAGCAAATCAAAGTTTTCAAACCCAAGAAAGTGGCGGTTTTAGATCCTAGCGATTTGAATAATTTAGAGCCTTTGGGCGCAGAAGTGTTTGTAGGGCTAGATGGCATTGATGCGATGATAGAAGAGTGCGTTTCCAATTTAGTCCTTAACGCTATTGTGGGTGTGGCAGGATTAAAGGCGAGCTTTAAAAGCTTGCAAACTAATAAAAAACTGGCCCTAGCGAATAAAGAAAGTTTGGTGAGTGCGGGGCATTTATTAGACATTTCACAAATCACGCCCGTTGATAGCGAGCATTTTGGTTTGTGGGCGTTGTTGCAAAACAAGGCTTTAAAACCTAAATCCTTAATCATTAGCGCGAGTGGGGGGGCTTTTAGGGACACGCCTTTAGAATTCATTCCTATTCAAAACGCGCAAAACGCGCTCAAGCACCCTAATTGGAGCATGGGATCTAAAATCACCATTGATTCAGCGAGCATGGTCAATAAGCTTTTTGAAATCCTAGAAACTTATTGGCTTTTTGGCGCGTCTTTAAAGATTGATGCGCTGATTGAAAGGAGTTCTATCGTGCATGCTTTGGTGGAGTTTGAAGATAACTCTGTCATCGCGCATTTAGCGAGCGCGGACATGCAATTACCCATAAGCTATGCGATCGATCCGAAGTTGGCCTCTTTGAACGCGTCTATCAAGCCACTAGATCTATACGCTTTAAGCGCGATTAAATTTGAACCCATTAGCATGGAGCGCTACACTTTGTGGCGTTATAAAGACTTGTTGTTGGAAAACCCAAAGCTTGGCGTGGTGCTGAACGCGAGCAATGAAGTGGCGATGAAAAAGTTTTTAAATCAAGAGATCGCTTTTGGTGGCCTTATCCAAACCATTTCTCAAGCCTTAGAATCATACGCTAAAATGCCTTTCAAGCTCTCTAATCTAGATGAAGTCCTGGAATTAGACAAAGAAGTTAGGGAGCGTTTTAAAAATGTAGCGGGAGTGTAG
- a CDS encoding beta-1,4-N-acetylgalactosaminyltransferase: MGLKNKIKGFIKERMPFVVRYVRSLKGAKNIDDEINHEIKEMLEAKKLHSLQEKALFNHDHQESVFLAIASLNNESFIERNKSIYKNSSLNYNYGGGGI, encoded by the coding sequence ATGGGGTTAAAAAATAAAATCAAGGGTTTTATTAAAGAGAGAATGCCTTTTGTGGTTAGGTATGTTCGTAGTTTAAAAGGGGCCAAAAACATTGATGATGAAATCAATCATGAAATTAAGGAAATGTTAGAGGCTAAAAAACTTCATTCCCTTCAAGAAAAAGCTTTATTCAACCATGACCATCAAGAAAGCGTGTTTTTAGCTATCGCTTCTTTAAATAATGAAAGTTTCATTGAACGCAATAAGAGTATTTATAAAAATAGTTCTCTTAATTATAATTATGGGGGGGGGGGCATTTAG
- a CDS encoding beta-1,4-N-acetylgalactosamyltransferase has protein sequence MHPTLTLPNPTHSGYFDYDKKSQNPKSSLNPWAFIRVKNEIVTLEESLFSMLPAIQRGVIGFNDCDDGSKEVILEFCKKFPSFIPISYPYEVMLKDCPSLWHQLYHYSNYTLSFIPKNEWVVKIDCDHVYDAKKLYESFYIPKSIKDVVMYSRINFVVQDFEVFVCNSGDFGFLDAWGDQWLFYNDCEPFEIWQHNGEVLETWQHNDDIYEILKLKDKHHIKDKELMQWHFPLAKKRRNAIIHNDLIPLKEFKKHHADLIGTKIEESMLDEKRILEMYQKFNLAKG, from the coding sequence ATCCATCCCACTTTAACTCTACCCAATCCCACGCATTCAGGTTATTTTGACTACGATAAAAAAAGTCAAAACCCTAAAAGCTCTCTAAACCCATGGGCTTTTATTAGAGTCAAAAATGAAATCGTTACTTTAGAAGAGAGTTTGTTTTCTATGCTTCCTGCCATTCAAAGGGGGGTCATTGGTTTTAATGATTGCGATGATGGCTCTAAAGAAGTGATTTTAGAGTTTTGCAAAAAGTTCCCCTCATTTATCCCTATCAGCTATCCTTATGAAGTCATGCTAAAGGATTGCCCGAGTTTGTGGCACCAACTTTATCATTACTCTAATTATACGCTTTCTTTTATCCCTAAAAATGAGTGGGTAGTAAAAATTGATTGCGATCATGTTTATGACGCTAAAAAACTTTATGAAAGTTTTTATATCCCTAAGAGCATTAAAGATGTTGTGATGTATTCGCGCATTAATTTTGTGGTGCAGGATTTTGAAGTGTTTGTGTGCAATAGTGGGGATTTTGGGTTTTTAGACGCATGGGGAGATCAATGGTTATTTTATAACGATTGTGAGCCTTTTGAAATTTGGCAACACAATGGTGAGGTTTTAGAAACTTGGCAACATAATGATGATATTTATGAAATTTTAAAGCTTAAAGATAAACACCATATTAAGGATAAAGAACTCATGCAATGGCACTTCCCTTTAGCTAAAAAGAGGCGAAACGCTATCATTCATAATGATTTAATCCCTTTAAAAGAATTTAAAAAACACCATGCCGATTTGATAGGCACAAAGATTGAAGAAAGCATGCTAGATGAAAAGAGGATTTTAGAGATGTATCAAAAATTCAATTTAGCGAAAGGATAG
- a CDS encoding YbhB/YbcL family Raf kinase inhibitor-like protein: protein MKTFEVMIQTDSQGYLDAKFGGNAPRGFLNPNGLPTYSPKISWQKVEGAQSYALELIDHDAQKVCGMPFVHWVVGNISYNVLEENASMMDKRITQGVNSLTQGFIRSPLNESEKQRSNLNNSVYIGPMPPNGDHHYLIQVYALDIPKLALKAPFFLGDLHDKMRGHIIAIGRKEFLYKQFIRK from the coding sequence ATGAAAACTTTTGAAGTAATGATTCAAACCGATTCGCAAGGGTATTTGGACGCTAAATTTGGCGGTAACGCTCCTAGAGGGTTTCTCAATCCAAACGGCTTACCCACTTATTCGCCTAAAATCTCATGGCAAAAAGTAGAAGGCGCTCAAAGCTATGCGTTAGAACTCATCGATCATGACGCTCAAAAAGTGTGCGGCATGCCGTTTGTCCATTGGGTCGTGGGCAATATTTCTTATAATGTTTTAGAAGAAAACGCCTCCATGATGGATAAAAGGATTACTCAAGGGGTCAATTCGCTCACTCAAGGCTTTATCCGTTCACCGCTCAACGAAAGCGAAAAACAACGCTCCAATCTCAATAACAGCGTCTATATCGGCCCCATGCCCCCTAATGGCGATCACCATTATCTTATTCAAGTGTATGCCCTAGACATTCCTAAACTCGCCTTAAAAGCCCCTTTTTTCTTAGGCGATTTGCATGATAAAATGCGTGGGCATATCATCGCCATAGGGAGAAAGGAATTTTTATACAAGCAGTTTATAAGGAAATAA
- a CDS encoding helix-turn-helix domain-containing protein — translation MESKINRLSDKIDALLEQQKRVISLLETYLSVYPTQEASNKFFKSVSQGMELAPEIAQEDEEKRLYVLQYLSHVDITKNKQDSQLKKDCLEFIQRFNVPKPLIITALYNLKGIKPTKKEVAKQLQKLYVWEKRYQQGGIDALKDRRGRPLKKP, via the coding sequence ATGGAAAGTAAAATAAATCGTTTGAGTGATAAGATAGACGCACTATTGGAACAGCAAAAAAGAGTGATTTCTTTACTGGAAACTTATTTGAGCGTTTATCCTACTCAAGAGGCTTCAAATAAGTTTTTTAAAAGCGTTAGTCAAGGGATGGAGTTAGCCCCAGAAATCGCACAAGAAGATGAAGAAAAACGCCTTTACGTGTTGCAATATTTAAGCCATGTGGATATTACTAAAAACAAGCAAGACTCCCAACTCAAAAAAGATTGTTTGGAATTTATCCAAAGGTTTAATGTCCCAAAGCCCCTTATAATTACCGCTCTTTATAACCTTAAAGGCATTAAACCCACTAAAAAAGAAGTCGCGAAACAATTGCAAAAACTCTATGTGTGGGAGAAGCGTTACCAACAAGGGGGGATAGACGCTTTAAAAGACAGGCGTGGGAGACCCCTTAAAAAACCTTAA